A genomic window from Carassius auratus strain Wakin chromosome 45, ASM336829v1, whole genome shotgun sequence includes:
- the LOC113062817 gene encoding 14 kDa phosphohistidine phosphatase translates to MADALSKVSDVDIDPEGKFKYILVNIKVRGGTEQKVIVRGTKTAEYHNHIFEKVNPAMEALGLECSCLGGGKIEHNNTEKKLRVFGESTGYGKADHAVTVEKLKSVFKDYEIIME, encoded by the exons ATGGCAGACGCTCTTAGCAAAGTCTCCGACGTCGACATTGATCCAGAGGGAAAGTTTAAATACATATTAGTGAACATAAAGGTTAGAGGTGGAACGGAGCAAAAAGTGATCGTGAGGGGAACTAAAACAGCGGAGTACCACA ATCACATATTTGAAAAAGTGAATCCTGCTATGGAGGCCTTGGGACTGGAGTGTAGTTGTCTTGGTGGCGGCAAGATTGAGCACAACAATACAGAAAAGAAACTTAGGGTGTTTGGAGAGTCTACG GGATACGGGAAGGCTGACCATGCTGTCACAGTGGAAAAGCTCAAATCTGTCTTCAAAGACTATGAAATCATTATGGAATAA